A genomic segment from Centroberyx gerrardi isolate f3 chromosome 22, fCenGer3.hap1.cur.20231027, whole genome shotgun sequence encodes:
- the thtpa gene encoding thiamine-triphosphatase, which produces MSVEVERKFVCDADTQKTLEGIGAVCVGQRQFHDQYFDTPDFQLTLSDMWLRKRKGCWELKCPTTTVCGSEETSGEQPKGEALCTRYKEITNLPEIQQRVKEVVKHNCEEGESACQPAEKVIEEEGKSGGSSQEDESWLSRLNLTCFAEFTTLRCSFTLEEEGVQIDLDQADFGYHVGEIEVLVPEGEEVQSALERIERTARKLGLTGDQRVQGKMNIYLQRNRPEHYAKLLSAHVL; this is translated from the exons ATGAGcgtggaggtggagaggaaattTGTATGCGATGCTGACACTCAGAAAACACTGGAGGGGATTGGAG CGGTGTGTGTCGGTCAGCGCCAGTTTCACGACCAGTACTTCGACACCCCCGACTTCCAGCTCACTTTGAGCGACATGTGGCTGCGTAAACGCAAAGGATGCTGGGAGCTCAAGTGTCCAACAACGACAGTCTGCGGGTCAGAGGAGACCAGTGGAGAGCAACCCAAAGGGGAAGCGCTGTGCACTCGCTACAAGGAGATAACCAATCTACCTGAGATCCAACAGAGGGTGAAAGAAGTCGTAAAACACAATtgtgaggaaggggagagtgCGTGTCAACCGGCAGAAAAAGTgatagaagaagaagggaagagtGGCGGCTCTTCACAGGAGGATGAGTCTTGGCTGAGCAGGCTGAATCTGACGTGCTTCGCAGAGTTTACAACGCTGCGGTGTTCCTTcactctggaggaggagggagtgcaGATAGATCTGGACCAGGCTGACTTTGGATACCATGTAGGGGAGATAGAGGTCCTGGTGCCTGAGGGAGAAGAGGTGCAGTCCGCCCTGGAGAGGATTGAAAGAACAGCTCGAAAGCTGG GTCTGACTGGGGATCAGCGAGTTCAAGGGAAAATGAATATTTACCTTCAAAGGAATCGCCCAGAGCACTATGCAAAACTCCTCAGTGCTCATGTTTTGTAG
- the zfhx2 gene encoding uncharacterized protein zfhx2, translating to MQEESGETVCSDSNGVAEWLCPLCQQGQVDRSSLSLHLTEQHNVLPSCVDKLLDIAAPKQCASGEEDKGAQKASDLASVQQLKYGEDSNSEPCQSKESSYAAQLPGDKVMEEEKVMEQEGSKTQLQSEQEQPTGAKQQNTNTEMPDTNEKSTGKNGVAAENNTRSFRCNACLETFPTKTALSVHYTSTSHIQRMTTGSAKRGGEHEPQTPLVPVLSRPYVSNKPYQCAVCRVSYNHAITLESHMKSVLHQTRSRNAGNAANSAVAAGSLGGSSNSVPNTVVGTPGCGATQLVTTTNCAAPGTLMVTAKDGEHIQTSPAAPSLLSSPVASAQAVSAFLTLLTSSPSSISHSLLPSLFAAGAAPGAAAPQLVPQPQMLMPLILNGLQAQTQQHPENQQGQLLTQCVPLLGLSAAQQALLAQRLSSLQNQWPSVGIQTNAQPCPEEQKQGIKCEGEQVRQAGDETVEEKGSVQIKDRDSWTMESIKIERDKEEDSKDFAQGLKTESKTKVENDEDNGKAHRDSTTDGDSSTDQLDLEGDKAASLNLSPMGTEKSFRNNNLSPSASVPSNSSLSPVNLNLTLSPDSTPQKSQTGTSPCGSLGTPKTSPYTNALTSPDQTRPYCNMMARIISPDLPVLSEFQSEVLWAFFESRSEADAASPPHEDCEALGREVGLSEDEVRRWLSQARHAKGRQRAAGLEHMHALAGLTRHVRGSDNDYDEEESSLVIAEGEDDAEASGSQAIDLSSTRGKRRQRELGREGQGDSCLTSDSENEVYTSVIVSDEESQNGSMREGPDSPVKDEAPREVLGDKGLGGGKVLRSTTVFLSDAEDEYEEEEGGAGQRAKRKKRKGEFERDDVEVKKERQDPDVDLELEAQGDPPNTQTHSMDHPELPSGILHSLPLSLSLAPFSTQFLSPYVLSLPPSMVGDGSKIPIFSNPPNITRFSESLLSQSLSSHSQTHYLSNGGDCESALDLSMGKNSNSKSVSSSSSLSLADKAQKGRLLDGLGLRPTSKGLVVVQVKPDSMPPNSSTSLVNCNNMTKSSIYMRAAEKMNATLLEREREKEREKEKEREQQQQRRSKGKRYRDMRRSRTIIQAEQLDILYGCYFKDPNPGKHEFEQISEWVHLPKKVVQIWFQNMRARERKGEVRFISDGTLAAVGKPLIKFTWPLSKPIFSNKPVANNTGCITTAPIVRTLMKTDKEPVKEMGKPALVKKLTPVPIKPKEIVSSTAVSPVSSSASAVPKTKLETTSNVTMVKVAPKVTTPILLAPPKDPIPIAPRPAQKRKLEEESDEDKTDEERDNENEMGPGHRPGAINRMVPKLPTTPINNKPPATTAVPQKQNGLNYWTPKGPFKINTLSREQLALPTHTPPRTIPPPPTPSIAPVSPNTPSSAKVASPTTPAVAKSSPTEGSFLPHSSSRRPRTHLSCLQLSILQSCYETCAHPNAMECEAIGSELSLPLKVVQIWFQNTRAKEKRWRLQQEKMSPLSGGKMDMSSGSYLQYNALRANRPILPKPVQLTVIEPAAPPVAGQPVPKETLTGRCEACNISFESRAAARAHVFSPRHLATLRTTNFGQPTTLVNKNGTGSSGSVSVVPGSQVSHSAPVTSSGGSSGGEMVVESPPPMATSNS from the exons ATGCAG GAGGAGTCTGGAGAGACTGTGTGCAGTGACAGCAACGGGGTGGCAGAGTGGCTGTGCCCCCTGTGCCAACAAGGGCAAGTAGACAGATCCTCCCTGTCTCTACATCTCACTGAACAACACAACGTACTTCCATCCTGTGTCGACAAACTGCTGGACATT GCTGCTCCAAAACAGTGTGCCAGTGGAGAAGAGGACAAAGGTGCTCAGAAAGCCTCAG ATCTTGCCTCTGTACAACAACTGAAGTATGGTGAAGACTCCAATTCAGAACCCTGCCAATCCAAGGAGAGTTCATACGCTGCCCAGCTGCCTGGAGACAAagtgatggaggaagagaaggtgaTGGAACAGGAGGGAAGCAAAACTCAGCTACAGTCGGAACAGGAGCAACCCACAGGagcaaaacagcaaaatacaaatacagaaaTGCCAGACACTAATGAAAAGTCAACAGGTAAAAATGGTGTGGCAGCTGAAAATAATACCCGGTCATTCAGATGCAACGCCTGCCTGGAAACCTTTCCCACCAAGACGGCTTTGAGCGTTCATTACACCTCCACGTCCCACATTCAGAGGATGACAACAGGCTCAGCAAAACGGGGTGGGGAACACGAGCCCCAAACTCCCCTTGTTCCTGTCCTGTCTCGGCCATATGTATCAAACAAACCCTATCAGTGTGCTGTGTGTCGAGTCTCTTACAATCATGCCATCACCCTTGAGAGCCATATGAAATCTGTCTTACACCAGACCCGCAGCAGAAATGCTGGAAATGCTGCCAACAGTGCAGTGGCCGCTGGTAGTTTGGGAGGTAGCAGCAACAGTGTTCCAAACACAGTAGTGGGCACCCCTGGGTGTGGAGCCACTCAGTTAGTCACCACCACCAACTGCGCTGCTCCTGGGACCTTGATGGTGACTGCAAAAGATGGGGAGCACATCCAAACTTCGCCagcagctccctccctcctctcctcccctgtggCCTCAGCTCAGGCAGTCTCTGCCTTTCTCACCCTCCTCACATCTAGCCCCAGCTCCATCTCgcactccctcctcccctccctgtttGCAGCAGGTGCGGCTCCCGGTGCGGCCGCGCCTCAGCTTGTGCCTCAGCCGCAGATGCTCATGCCCTTGATCCTGAATGGGCTCCAAGCCCAAACCCAACAGCACCCAGAGAACCAGCAAGGCCAGCTCCTGACCCAGTGTGTGCCATTACTAGGTCTCAGCGCAGCCCAGCAAGCCCTCCTAGCCCAAAGACTCAGCAGCTTACAAAACCAGTGGCCCTCTGTGGGAATCCAGACAAACGCACAACCCTGTCCGGAAGAGCAAAAACAGGGTATTAAGTGTGAGGGAGAACAAGTGAGGCAGGCGGGCGATGAGACAGTTGAAGAGAAGGGCTCAGTCCAGATCAAGGATAGGGACAGTTGGACTATGGAAAGCattaaaatagagagagacaaggaagagGACAGTAAAGACTTTGCACAGGGTCTTAaaacagaaagcaaaacaaaggtTGAGAATGATGAAGACAATGGCAAGGCACATAGAGATAGCACAACAGATGGAGACAGCTCGACTGATCAGTTGGACCTGGAAGGTGATAAAGCAGCTAGCTTAAATCTCTCCCCGATGGGCACAGAGAAAAGCTTCCGCAATAACAACCTCTCGCCTTCTGCATCTGTGCCCAGCAACTCAAGCCTCAGTCCTGTAAATTTAAACCTTACACTTAGCCCCGATTCTACTCCTCAGAAGTCACAAACAGGCACAAGCCCTTGCGGCTCTCTCGGCACCCCAAAAACCAGCCCCTATACAAATGCCTTAACTTCCCCCGACCAGACTCGCCCCTATTGTAATATGATGGCACGCATTATTTCTCCAGACCTTCCGGTACTGTCAGAGTTCCAGTCGGAGGTTCTCTGGGCGTTCTTTGAGTCACGTAGTGAGGCTGATGCTGCAAGTCCTCCCCATGAGGACTGTGAGGCGCTGGGCAGAGAGGTAGGGCTCTCCGAGGATGAGGTACGCAGGTGGCTGAGCCAAGCCCGGCATGCCAAAGGGAGGCAGAGGGCCGCGGGGCTAGAGCACATGCATGCCTTGGCAGGACTGACGAGGCATGTCCGAGGTTCTGATAATGACTATGATGAGGAGGAAAGCTCACTGGTAATAGCAGAAGGCGAGGATGATGCCGAAGCTTCAGGTAGTCAGGCGATTGATTTGTCTAGTACAAGAGGGAAACGAAGACAGAGAGAACTGGGAAGGGAGGGCCAGGGAGACTCCTGTCTGACTTCTGACTCTGAAAATGAAGTCTACACCTCTGTTATCGTGTCTGATGAGGAAAGTCAGAATGGGTCCATGAGGGAGGGGCCTGACAGCCCTGTGAAAGATGAAGCACCGCGGGAGGTGCTTGGTGATAAGGGCTTGGGTGGAGGAAAGGTGCTGCGCTCCACCACCGTGTTCCTCTCTGATGCAGAAGATGAgtatgaagaggaggagggtggagcaGGTCAGAGGgccaagaggaaaaaaagaaagggtgAGTTTGAGCGCGATGATGTCGAAGTCAAGAAGGAGAGACAGGACCCAGATGTGGATTTAGAGTTGGAGGCCCAAGGGGATCCTCCGAACACGCAGACCCACTCCATGGACCACCCAGAGCTTCCAAGTGGcatcctccactccctccctctgtctttgtcccTTGCTCCCTTTTCTACTCAATTCCTCAGCCCCTatgtcctctctcttcctccttcgaTGGTTGGAGATGGGAGCAAAATACCCATCTTTTCCAACCCACCGAATATCACACGCTTCTCCGAATCTCTTCTGTCacagtctctctcctcccacagccAAACTCACTACCTATCCAACGGCGGTGACTGTGAGTCGGCTCTGGATCTCAGCATGGGGAAAAACAGCAATTCAAAATCTGtttcttcctcatcatcattatctcTGGCTGATAAAGCACAGAAGGGACGGTTGCTTGACGGGCTCGGCCTGAGGCCCACATCCAAAGGCCTGGTAGTCGTCCAGGTTAAGCCTGACTCCATGCCTCCCAACAGCAGCACAAGTCTGGTCAACTGCAATAACATGACAAAGTCTAGTATTTACATGAGGGCAGCAGAGAAGATGAACGCCACACTATTGGAAAGGGagcgagaaaaagagagagagaaggaaaaggagagggagcagcagcagcagaggaggtcCAAAGGCAAACGGTATCGGGACATGCGGCGTTCAAGGACCATCATCCAAGCTGAGCAACTTGACATACTTTATGGCTGCTATTTCAAAGACCCAAATCCTGGGAAACATGAGTTTGAACAGATTTCAGAATGGGTCCATCTTCCAAAGAAGGTCGTCCAGATTTGGTTCCAGAACATGAGGGCGAGGGAACGGAAGGGTGAAGTCCGATTCATCAGTGATGGGACTTTGGCAGCGGTTGGAAAACCTCTCATCAAATTCACCTGGCCTCTCTCCAAACCCATATTCTCAAACAAGCCAGTTGCAAACAATACTGGGTGCATTACAACTGCCCCGATTGTCCGCACCCTCatgaagacagacaaagagCCTGTGAAGGAGATGGGCAAACCAGCCTTGGTGAAAAAACTAACCCCAGTTCCTATCAAGCCCAAGGAGATTGTTTCTTCCACTGCAGTCTCTCCTGTGAGCAGCAGTGCTTCTGCAGTGCCAAAGACCAAACTAGAAACCACCAGCAACGTCACTATGGTCAAAGTCGCACCCAAAGTCACCACCCCCATTCTTCTAGCACCACCCAAGGACCCTATCCCCATTGCCCCACGCCCAGCCCAGAAGCGAAAGTTAGAAGAGGAGAGTGACGAAGACAAGAcggatgaggagagagacaatgaaAACGAGATGGGACCGGGACACAGACCAGGAGCCATTAACCGCATGGTGCCCAAACTCCCCACAACGCCCATCAACAACAAGCCTCCTGCCACAACAGCGGtgccacaaaaacaaaacgggCTGAACTACTGGACCCCTAAAGGCCCCTTTAAGATCAACACGCTATCGAGAGAACAGCTGGCTCTTCCCACGCACACACCACCTCGTACCAtaccccctcctcccacccccagCATTGCGCCAGTTAGCCCGAATACCCCCAGCTCTGCCAAAGTGGCCAGCCCAACCACCCCGGCTGTGGCTAAATCAAGCCCAACGGAGGGCAGCTTCCTGCCCCACTCGTCCAGCCGTAGGCCACGCACACACCTATCCTGCCTGCAGCTGTCCATCCTGCAGTCCTGTTACGAGACCTGCGCCCACCCCAACGCCATGGAGTGCGAGGCCATCGGCTCGGAGCTCAGCCTGCCCCTCAAGGTGGTGCAGATCTGGTTCCAAAACACCAGGGCCAAGGAGAAGCGCTGGAGGCTGCAGCAAGAGAAAATG TCTCCTCTGTCGGGTGGGAAGATGGACATGAGCTCGGGAAGCTACCTGCAGTACAACGCTCTGAGAGCCAACCGTCCCATCCTGCCCAAACCTGTCCAGCTGACGGTTATCGAACCCGCAGCTCCCCCCGTGGCGGGCCAGCCGGTGCCAAAGGAGACCCTGACGGGCCGCTGCGAGGCCTGCAACATCTCCTTTGAATCCCGGGCTGCGGCCAGAGCCCATGTCTTCTCCCCACGTCACCTAGCAACCCTGAGAACCACTAACTTTGGCCAGCCGACAACACTCGTCAACAAGAACGGAACCGGTAGTAGTGGATCTGTCAGTGTTGTGCCGGGCTCGCAGGTCTCTCACTCTGCTCCGGTCACGAGTTCTGGTGGCAGTTCTGGAGGGGAGATGGTTGTTGAGTCTCCTCCACCTATGGCCACCAGCAACAGCTAA
- the pabpn1 gene encoding polyadenylate-binding protein 2 isoform X2: MAEFGNGLAEESLLDSDPGHPELEDPGVGDEEPGLEEGEAAIEDPELEAIKARVREMEEEAEKLKELQNEVEKQMNLSPPPAGPVIMSIEEKMEADGRSIYVGNVDYGATAEELEAHFHGCGSVNRVTILCDKFTGHPKGFAYIEFADKESVRTAMALDESLFRGRQIKVGAKRTNRPGISTTDRGFPRARFRSRGGNFSSSRARYYSGYTPPRGRGRAFRGRGRTTSWYSPY; encoded by the exons ATGGCGGAGTTCGGTAACGGACTGGCGGAGGAATCCCTACTAGATTCAGACCCCGGCCATCCCGAGCTAGAAGACCCGGGTGTCGGTGACGAGGAACCAGGATTAGAAGAGGGAGAGGCCGCGATTGAAGACCCG GAGCTGGAGGCAATCAAAGCCCgggtgagagagatggaggaagaagcGGAGAAGCTGAAGGAGCTACAGAACGAGGTGGAGAAACAGATGAATCTCAGCCCCCCGccag CCGGCCCCGTCATCATGTCCATTGAGGAAAAGATGGAAGCAGATGGCAGATCTATTTACGTCGGAAAC GTGGACTATGGAGCCACggcagaggagctggaggctcACTTCCACGGCTGCGGTTCCGTCAACAGAGTCACCATCCTGTGTGACAAATTCACAGGGCATCCCAAGGG GTTTGCCTATATTGAGTTTGCTGACAAGGAGTCTGTCAGGACGGCCATGGCTTTGGACGAGTCCCTGTTCAGAGGAAGGCAGATAAAG GTGGGCGCTAAGAGAACAAACAGACCAGGCATCAGCACCACAGACCGCGGGTTTCCCCGGGCCCGCTTCCGCTCACGGGGAGGAAACTTCTCATCATCGCGCGCACGCTACTACAGCGGCTACACGCCACCCAGGGGCAGAGGACGGGCCTTCAG